The segment TATCAATGTTGAAATTTCTGGATCTGAAAAGATGAGTAACTTTAAACAAGATTCCCGGTTTATTTTCAACTAACAAAGTAAGAATTGCCCACATTATAATCACTAAGAGGGTAAAATCATATCCGCAAGAGAAGTTCCTGGCGCTACAAATGGCAATACATCTTCTTCAGGATCAATTGGAATATCAATAACAGTTGCAACATCACTTTTCAATGCTGTCTTAATTGCTTTATCTAATTCATCCATCGATTGTGCACGTATACCTTGAGCACCATATGATTCTGCTAGTTTAACATAATCTGGACATTTTCCTTGATCAACTCCAATCATTCTTCTATTGTAGAAAGTTCTTTGCCATTGTGCCACCATTCCCAATGTAAAATTATTTAATAAAAATACAATGACTGGGATATCTTCTAACACTGCAGTTGCAAGTGAGTTTTCTGTCATGCTAAAACTACCATCTCCTGCAATATCCACTACAGGAACATCAGGTCTTGCAACTTTTGCACCGATTGCAGCTGGAAATCCCCATCCCATTGTTCCAAGTCCAGTAGAACTAAAGAAAGTACCAGGTTGAATTACATCATAAAATAAAGATGCCCACATTTGATGTTGACCTACTTCAGTAGTTACAATGGAATCATGTGGTAAAACCTCTCTAAGTTTTCTTAATATTTTTGCGGCTCCCATTTCACCTGGATGTAATTTTAGATGTTCTTTCCAGTATGCTTTGGTTTCTTTTACATGTTTAATCCAAATATTTTCTTCATTTCTTTTAATGGCTTTTTGCATAAGCATTTTGACCATTATTCTAAGTGATGCTCGTACATCACCTACCACTGCAACAGATGTTGTTTGATTTTTACCAATTTCAGCTGGGTCCACATCCATGTGAATAATTTTTAGTCTCTTTTCAAAGGCTTCAAATGTTCCGACAGATCTATCAGAAAATCGTGTACCTATAGCTAAAACACAATCAGCTTCAGTCATCATTTTATTTGCTTCTGCATGACCATGCATTCCGATTGGACCTAATGATAACGGATGATTTTCAGGAAATGCACCTTTTCCTTTGAATGTAGTAACAACTGGGATCATTAGTAATTCAGCAATAGATTGTAATTCAGCAAATGCTGATGAAATAATCGTACCACCACCAGCTAAAATAATCGGTCTTTCTGCACTAAGTAACATTTCAATTGCTCTTTCAACATGCATAATATCAGGATCAGTCCATGGATGATAACCGCGAATTTTAAATTCATCAGGAAAAACCATTGATGCTTCTTTTTGTTGTACATCTTTTGGAACATCAATTAAAACAGGTCCAGGTCTACCCGTCTCTGCAATGTAAAATCCTTTTCTAACCATTTCAGGAATATCTCCAGGAGTTCGTGGTTGAAATGCATATTTTACAACGGGGTTTGCCATACCAATAATATCGCTTTCCTGAAAAGCATCTTTTCCAATCATTGCTACTGGAACTTGACCTGTAACTGCAATCATTGGAGAAGAATCAGCTTGGGCAGTAGCAATACCAGTGAGAATGTTAGTAGCACCAGGTCCAGATGTAGCAAAACATACACCTGGTTTTCTACTTACTCGACCAAATCCATCGGCCATATGTGCCGCAGATTGCTCGTGTCTTACCAAAATATGTCTAATATCACATCTTGCAAATTCATCATACATCGGAAGGTTTGCACCACCAGGTAAGCCAAATACTTCTTTGACCCCTTCTTTTTCCATAGCTACCATCAATGCTCTGGCGCCTGTCATAGTTTCCATTTTATTCAATCAAATCTTTCTCCATAATTTTAATGTGTTAAAATTCTGAGCACGTTTTACAGCACTAGATCAACTAGTGATAAAACACCCAACTTGTAACTTGTCTTTGTGCTCATTGAAATTCAAAAGTATTGTGCCATAGATAATTAATAAAGATTATCAGAAAAGTACCAGTGTTTTTAGACGTAGTTACTCCAGAAGACTTAAACTGATAATTTTTTACATCATAAATGACAATTTTGTCTGAAAATGAAGAGATCATTAGAATAATTGAAACATTATTTGAATCAGGAAAGACAAAGGACTTTACAGTACTTAGAGATATTCACCTTAATGATTCTAAATTTTCTAGTTTTAGTGACTTGCCACCATATGATCTAAAAAATTTTCAAACTACAATTGAGTTAGAAGAATTAAGATTTGTAAGCATTTCAGATTATGAATATCAAATAAAAAATCCAAAGATTAGCGTGTTTGGAGATACTGCCGTAGTTGCATTAGAGTTAAAACAAAAAGGAATGTTAGTAGATAACAAAGCCTTCACTGGAGAACATATTTCAATTGATGGAAGAGCAACTTTTGTGTTGATAAAACATCCAACATGGAAAATTGCACATATTCATTTATCTAAAATATAAAATTATTTTTTATTTACTACATGTTTGTTTTGATTAGGTTTGTTTTGATTAAGTCTTTCATTACGAAGTGATTGATATAATTTGTAAGCTTGATCAACATTTGAATTTCCATGGACAATAGATCTAACTGCTCTAATCATTGCTACAGGATTATCAGATTGCCAGATATTTCGTCCCATATCAACGCCTACTGCACCGCCTTTGATTGCATTATATGTTAATTGTAATGCATCTCGTTCTGGAATCTTTTTTCCACCTGCAACAATTATTGGAACAGGACAAGACTGAACAACTTTTTCAAAATTTTCACAATAGTATGTTTTAACAATATGAGCCCCTTGTTCAGCAGCAATTCTACATGCCAATGAAAGGTATCTAGCATCTTTACCAAGCTCTTTGCCTACTGCAGTAACTGCAAGTACAGGAATTCCGTATTCTTCAGCTTCGTTAACTAATTTCCCAAGATTTACAATTGTTTGATGTTCATATTTTGAACCAACAAAGATCGACATTGCAAGAGCACTAGCATTTAGTCGAATAGCATCTTTGATACTAACTGTGATTTCTTCTTTTGATAAATCTTCACCAATAATACTGGAACCTCCAGAGACACGTAAAACCATCGGAACATTAGTAGAGGTTGGAACTGAAGTTCGCTGTACACCTCGTGTAAGCATTAATGAATCACAGTATTTCAATAGTGGTGCAATCACTTTTTTGGGATTTTCTAATTTTTCAGTAGGACCTAAAAAGTATCCATGGTCAACTGCCAACATCAATGCACGATTATTTTGTGGTTTAATTATTTGTGAAATTCTATTTTGTAATCCCCAATCCATGTATCTTCGTTTTTGAAAGAATAAAAATACCTTTCTTAAGCCTTTCTTATTTCGTGATAATTATTTTCATTGCATTATCTCCGCTTTTAGCATGATCAAATGCTTTTTGAGACTCTGAAATAGTGTAAGTATGAGTGACCAATTGCTTCACATCTATTTTAGATGATTCAATTAGTTTGAGAGCTTCCTTAGTATCATTATCAGATGCAGCATAACTTGTTACCAAAGTAATTTCTTTAGAATAAATTTTATTCATATCTAAAATAATTTTTGAGTCCTTTGAAGGGACACCAAACATCATGATAGCGCCACCTTTTCGTACCAGGTCTATTGCATCTTCTAATGCCTTTAGACTACTAGTTGCAACAATTACAACATCTACACCACGTCCTTCAGTATGATCTAAGATTTTTTCTTTTCTTTTCTCGTCTAGAGAATTGATTGAATCAGTAATGTTAAATTTTTTGGCAAATTTTAATCGAAATTCATTAACATCAAAACAGAAAATCTTTGAGAATTTTTTAGATTGAGCAAGCATTACGTGCATCATACCAGTTGGTCCAACACCAAAAATAGCAATAGAGTCCCCTTCACGATAAGAGTATTTTGTCCAGGCTCTAACACAACATGCCAATGGTTCAATCATTGCAGCTTCTTCAAAACTCATAGAATCAGGAATTTTTAGTACGCCACCATGCTCTACATTCCATTGTGGTACAACATATTCTTCAGATAAACCACATGGAGACAGATTTGTTTCATAATATTTTGGACACATTGTTTCATTACCATGATTACACAAGTGACAAGAGTAACATGGTACATGGTGATGAGTAAATACCCTATCGCCTTTTTTGAATGCGGTAACATTAGAACCAACATCCAGTATAATTCCTGCTGGTTCGTGACCTAGTCGCATGGAGGGTTGCCCATATTCTCCAAATACTTTTTCCAGATCAGACCCACAAATTCCGCATGCATGCATTTGAACCAAAATATCACCAGAACTCAAAACAGGATGATCTATTTCATTAATTGAAATAACAGATGGCTCCTTGACAGATGCGGCTTTCATATCAAAACTTTAGAAGATTGAATATAAGTAGATTAAATTATACACCCAGTATCTTTTTGAGCATTAATCTATAATCGACTTCAGATTTTTCACTTCCTGCTGAAGGTAATGCAAATACAAGAGTTGATTTTGCTGCACGAAGCGCGGTTAATTCATCACTGATAGATTCAGTCATGTCATCACTTACCAATACTAATCCAACGTCAGAATCATCAGTTAGTTTTTTGATTTCATCTAATGTCTTTTTAGGAGAGTCAGATATTATCCCAGACACACCAGCTAACTGAAAGCTAGTAACGAATGATTTGCTTCCTACGGTAAATATCTTCACAGATCAAAATTTTGTTTATTCTAATTTAACCCTTTTTGGTAGGAGGCGGATCAGGAAAGATTGATTTAGCATAAGGCTCCAATGAAAATATGGTAGAAATTGACAAGCAAAAAAGCATCTATCTGTTCACACATGGAAGAATAGATCTACAAGAAAAAGCAATTACAGCTCTAGTTTCAAAAGGATTCTCAAAAGAGAAGATCATGATGGCAGTGCCAAGCAAAGTTGGAAACGTTGGAGATTACATGGCAATGCTTTGGATGCCACCTACACCAGATCATATAAAGATTCAACACATAACCAAAGTAGAAGAAGTAAAACCTGAAGGAATGATAGGTTTATGGAAAGGCGTATCTAAAGATGATATTGATACTGTTCCATTAGGATAAACTCAAGAAAATCCAGCTCCAAACTCATCACCTTTTTGAAGTGGATCACCAGAATCAGAATTTTTTAATTTTAAATAAAGTAGTGATTCATAAACCAATTTTAATGAATCATCTTCGTTTAGATTTGAATTTGATTTTACATTATCTTTGTATTTTTGAAGTTTCTGAACATTTTGTTCATCAACAGAAATTTCATCATTTTCCATCATTGTTGCAATTTTTTCAATTAAGGAATTGTATTGATTCTCATCCATAATTATTTTGTACTGTTTCCTAGTTATTAATAAGTTCTAATTCAGTATCATCATAAATCAGAAATTAATCCTGAAAGAAAATCACCATATTCATCATCAGAAAAAACAATTTGTTCTATTTTGTTTTCTCGTTGAGCTAAATACACAGATTCTAAATGATAACAAGTTGTTTTTTCATTTAATCGTCCAAAATAATACCCGTTGCATGAACAATATTCTGCATCAGGATCTAACCAATGTTCCTTGCTTTTTCCTACTACTGTCCAGATCTTTCTTTGACTGGGTTCAAAGATATGTAATTTAACACGATTTTCAGAGACCATAGATTTAATTCTCTCAGAATCTTTGTTCACAAGAATTTAATCCAAAGTCTATTGTATATCTTTGATGATCAAAACAAGAATAATACCATTAAGACCAATAATGGTTTTAGAAGGAGAGAAAAAGAATCTCATAATAACAGATATTCATATTGGTTTTGAAAGTATATTTGCATCAAATGAAATTTTTATTGGAAAGAATTCATCCATCAATGAAACAATATCAGAATTATTAGATGTAATTGAGTTAGAAAAGCCAGATTCATTAATTTTACTAGGAGACATAAAATCTAGCATTAAAAATATTTCAAAGAGTGAATGGGAGGATGTTCCATTATTTTTTAAAAAAATCCAAGAAAGATGTGATATAACGTTAATTCCTGGAAATCATGATGCAAATATTCAGAGATTAATTCCCGAAAACATTTCGATGATCAGTTCTACGGGAATGGTAGAAGAAAATATTTTACTTACACATGGACATACGATGCCTTCAGAGAATTTTTCTCATGTTGATAAAATTATAATGGGTCATGTACATCCAGTATTTTTTCAAGAAGATTCGATATTAAATGGACAAAGAGTTTGGGTAACAATGAAAACAGAAAAACAAAATATTTTTCCAAACAAATCTGGAGACGTAGAGATTACAATAATTCCATCTTTTAACAGATATTTTTATGCAACACATAAAAAAATATATAAAAAATCAATTTCTCCAATAATAGAAAGAATCAAACAGGTATCAACGGCTAAAATAATCACATTGGATGGAACAATTATAGGTGATGAATCAATGATTGATCAAATTTTATAAAATATAGATAAAGAGAATATTTCAACATAAATGAAATTTAAAATAGAATAATTTTAGTTCATAAGATTAATCAATTGTATCATATGGTTCTATTGGATCTCTAGTTGTTTTATTGTCTTTAAGCCATTCCAAAGTTTTTACAAAAGAATCAGCTAGTTCAATGGTGGTAAGAACAGGAATTCCCAATTCTAAAGATTTTCGTCTAATCTGATATTCGTCTTCTAACATTCCAACATATTTTTCAAGTGTTGACGTGCTTGGAATATTTATGATGAAATCTATTTTTCGATCATATAACAAATCTGCAATGTTTGGTTTTCTTGTAGGTTCAGATATTTTATGCACAACTTCTATATCGCCAATTTTCTCTTCAAAGAATTCTGCAGTATGTTCTGTTGCTACGATTTTAAATCCTAGACTCTTTAATCGTGCAATAGGTTGTAGTAATTTTTCTTTGTTTTGAGAACCACCAACGGTTACTAATGCAGTACCTGTTTTAGGAAGAGTGTACCCAGCTGAAGTAAGTCCTTTAGCTAATGCATCATAAAAACTCGTACCAAAGCATGCAACTTCACCAGTGGATTGCATCTCTACACCTAATGTAATATCTGCTCCCTCTAATTGCATAAATGAGAATTGGGGCACTTTGATTCCAAAATTATGAATTTTTTGCCATTTATTTTCAGGCATTTTAGGTAATGGTTTACCTAAGATTGCCTTTGCAGCAAGCATAATTAGATTTGTCTTAACAAGCTTAGATACAAATGGCATAGAGCGTGATGCTCTAATGTTTAATTCAATTACGTAAACATGATCATCATGTATTAAAAATTGTAAATTAAATGGTCCTTTAACATTAAACGTTTTTGCAATCTTTATAGAATATTCAGTTATTGTCTCAATAGTTTTATTATTTAATCTCCATGGTGGAATGCACATCATAGCATCACCAGAATGAACACCAGCACTTTCAATGTGTTCGACTATTGCTCCAATGATTACGTCAGTTCCATTACTAATTCCATCAACATCAACTTCAAGTGAATTTAACATGAATTTTGAGATTACTACTGGATGATCAGGTGACACATCTGTTGCTTCTTTAACATATTTTTTTAGTTCATCTTGAGACCAGACAACTTTCATTGCAGCCCCAGATAATACATATGAGGGTCGAACAATTACTGGGAATCCTACATCATTTGCAAAGTTTTTGGCCTCTACAACATTTGAAAATGCTTGCCATCGAGGTTGTTGAATATGTAATTTATCTAATTCAGCACTAAATTTAGAACGATCTTCTGCTCTATCAACATCTTTTGCACTAGTACCCATAATGTTAACACCGAGTTTTGCAAGACCTAAAGTCAAATTATTTGCAGTTTGCCCTCCAACACATGTGATGATTCCTTTTGGATTTTCAAATTCAGCAATATCTAAAATTCTCTCCAAAGTCAATTCTTCAAAGTATAATCTACTACAAATATCATAATCAGTTGAAACAGTTTCAGGATTACAATTTACTACTGAAACATTTTTTTCTCCATTTTCTTGCAAACCCCAAACCATGTTTACTGTACCCCAATCAAATTCTACACTGCTACCAATTCGATATGGTCCAGCACCTAGTACGATTATTCCTTTTTCATCAGGATTAACGGTAATATCATTTTGATTTCCACCGTATGTCAAATACAGATAATTTGTGACGGCTGGCCATTCAGCTGCAAGAGTATCAATTTGCTTTACAGAAGGTAAAACTCCTGCTTTTTTGCGTATTTCACGTACTTCTTCAGGAGATTTATCTTTAGCACGAGCAATCTGTTTATCAGAGAATCCCAACTTTTTTGACTCCCAAAGTAAAGGAGTTGAAAGTTCTTCTTGTTTTAATGTAGATTCTATATCTACAATGTTTTTGATCTTCTCAATAAACCATGGATCAATTGCAGATAATTTGTAAATTCTTTCAACTGAAATTCCAATTTTGAGTGCAGCTGCAACATAATACAAAATCAGATCATCAGGATGAGATAATTTATCTTCGATTTGTTCTTCATCAAACGTTTTCATGTTTGCTCGGTTTAAAACAAGCCCATCATTTCCAATGTCAAGCATACGTATTGCTTTTTGTAATGATTCCTCAAAGCTTCTTCCAACTGCCATGACTTCACCGACAGATTTCATTGTAGGGCCAAGTTTTCGTTTTACAAGATCAAATTTACCAAAATCCCAACGAGGGTGTTTACACACAACATAATCTAATGATGGTTCAAAACAAGCTGTAGTTGTTTTAGTGATTCTATTTACTAATTCAGGTAGAGTGTATCCCAACCCAATTTTGGCAGACATGTATGCTAGTGGATATCCAGTTGCTTTGCTTGCAAGTGCAGAAGAACGAGACAATCTGGGATTAATTTCAATTGCAACATATCGGTCAGAGTCAGAATCTAATGCATATTGAATATTACATTCCCCTACAATTCCAACATGTTTCGTTGCACGTAATGCTGCAGTACGTAACATATGATATTCGTGATTATTGATTGTCTGAGAAGGTGCAACGACGATATTATCACCAGTATGAACTTTCATTGAAAGAACATTTTCCATATTACATACAATGACATTGTTTCCATCCCAGTCTTGCATTACTTCATACTCTATTTGCTTCCAATGTCCAATGTATTCTTCAACTAGAACTTGTCCCACAAGACTTGCACGTAATCCACGTTCTACAATTTCATGTAATTCAATTTCATTGTAAGCTACCCCACCACCCTTACCTCCAAGTGTATATGCTACTCGAATAATTACAGGATAGCCGAGTTCCTGAGCTATTTCCTTTGCGTCTTTAAAGTTAGTAACAGTCCTACTTTTTAGAACTGGAACATTACATTGTGTCATAGAGTCTTTGAAGAGTTGACGATCCTCAGTTCTTTGAATTCCGGGGATTTGCGTACCTAATACTTTAACCCCATACTTTTGCAGTATGCCTGCTTCTGCAAGATTAATACCGCAATTTAGAGCAGTTTGGCCA is part of the Nitrosarchaeum sp. genome and harbors:
- the ilvB gene encoding biosynthetic-type acetolactate synthase large subunit → METMTGARALMVAMEKEGVKEVFGLPGGANLPMYDEFARCDIRHILVRHEQSAAHMADGFGRVSRKPGVCFATSGPGATNILTGIATAQADSSPMIAVTGQVPVAMIGKDAFQESDIIGMANPVVKYAFQPRTPGDIPEMVRKGFYIAETGRPGPVLIDVPKDVQQKEASMVFPDEFKIRGYHPWTDPDIMHVERAIEMLLSAERPIILAGGGTIISSAFAELQSIAELLMIPVVTTFKGKGAFPENHPLSLGPIGMHGHAEANKMMTEADCVLAIGTRFSDRSVGTFEAFEKRLKIIHMDVDPAEIGKNQTTSVAVVGDVRASLRIMVKMLMQKAIKRNEENIWIKHVKETKAYWKEHLKLHPGEMGAAKILRKLREVLPHDSIVTTEVGQHQMWASLFYDVIQPGTFFSSTGLGTMGWGFPAAIGAKVARPDVPVVDIAGDGSFSMTENSLATAVLEDIPVIVFLLNNFTLGMVAQWQRTFYNRRMIGVDQGKCPDYVKLAESYGAQGIRAQSMDELDKAIKTALKSDVATVIDIPIDPEEDVLPFVAPGTSLADMILPS
- a CDS encoding metallophosphoesterase, with the protein product MIKTRIIPLRPIMVLEGEKKNLIITDIHIGFESIFASNEIFIGKNSSINETISELLDVIELEKPDSLILLGDIKSSIKNISKSEWEDVPLFFKKIQERCDITLIPGNHDANIQRLIPENISMISSTGMVEENILLTHGHTMPSENFSHVDKIIMGHVHPVFFQEDSILNGQRVWVTMKTEKQNIFPNKSGDVEITIIPSFNRYFYATHKKIYKKSISPIIERIKQVSTAKIITLDGTIIGDESMIDQIL
- a CDS encoding nuclear transport factor 2 family protein codes for the protein MTILSENEEIIRIIETLFESGKTKDFTVLRDIHLNDSKFSSFSDLPPYDLKNFQTTIELEELRFVSISDYEYQIKNPKISVFGDTAVVALELKQKGMLVDNKAFTGEHISIDGRATFVLIKHPTWKIAHIHLSKI
- a CDS encoding V-type ATP synthase subunit F, coding for MKIFTVGSKSFVTSFQLAGVSGIISDSPKKTLDEIKKLTDDSDVGLVLVSDDMTESISDELTALRAAKSTLVFALPSAGSEKSEVDYRLMLKKILGV
- the carB gene encoding carbamoyl-phosphate synthase (glutamine-hydrolyzing) large subunit, producing MKSILINPNIATIQTDTRFANNVYLLPVNTEYVESVIEKERPDGIMLAYGGQTALNCGINLAEAGILQKYGVKVLGTQIPGIQRTEDRQLFKDSMTQCNVPVLKSRTVTNFKDAKEIAQELGYPVIIRVAYTLGGKGGGVAYNEIELHEIVERGLRASLVGQVLVEEYIGHWKQIEYEVMQDWDGNNVIVCNMENVLSMKVHTGDNIVVAPSQTINNHEYHMLRTAALRATKHVGIVGECNIQYALDSDSDRYVAIEINPRLSRSSALASKATGYPLAYMSAKIGLGYTLPELVNRITKTTTACFEPSLDYVVCKHPRWDFGKFDLVKRKLGPTMKSVGEVMAVGRSFEESLQKAIRMLDIGNDGLVLNRANMKTFDEEQIEDKLSHPDDLILYYVAAALKIGISVERIYKLSAIDPWFIEKIKNIVDIESTLKQEELSTPLLWESKKLGFSDKQIARAKDKSPEEVREIRKKAGVLPSVKQIDTLAAEWPAVTNYLYLTYGGNQNDITVNPDEKGIIVLGAGPYRIGSSVEFDWGTVNMVWGLQENGEKNVSVVNCNPETVSTDYDICSRLYFEELTLERILDIAEFENPKGIITCVGGQTANNLTLGLAKLGVNIMGTSAKDVDRAEDRSKFSAELDKLHIQQPRWQAFSNVVEAKNFANDVGFPVIVRPSYVLSGAAMKVVWSQDELKKYVKEATDVSPDHPVVISKFMLNSLEVDVDGISNGTDVIIGAIVEHIESAGVHSGDAMMCIPPWRLNNKTIETITEYSIKIAKTFNVKGPFNLQFLIHDDHVYVIELNIRASRSMPFVSKLVKTNLIMLAAKAILGKPLPKMPENKWQKIHNFGIKVPQFSFMQLEGADITLGVEMQSTGEVACFGTSFYDALAKGLTSAGYTLPKTGTALVTVGGSQNKEKLLQPIARLKSLGFKIVATEHTAEFFEEKIGDIEVVHKISEPTRKPNIADLLYDRKIDFIINIPSTSTLEKYVGMLEDEYQIRRKSLELGIPVLTTIELADSFVKTLEWLKDNKTTRDPIEPYDTID
- a CDS encoding zinc-dependent dehydrogenase, translating into MKAASVKEPSVISINEIDHPVLSSGDILVQMHACGICGSDLEKVFGEYGQPSMRLGHEPAGIILDVGSNVTAFKKGDRVFTHHHVPCYSCHLCNHGNETMCPKYYETNLSPCGLSEEYVVPQWNVEHGGVLKIPDSMSFEEAAMIEPLACCVRAWTKYSYREGDSIAIFGVGPTGMMHVMLAQSKKFSKIFCFDVNEFRLKFAKKFNITDSINSLDEKRKEKILDHTEGRGVDVVIVATSSLKALEDAIDLVRKGGAIMMFGVPSKDSKIILDMNKIYSKEITLVTSYAASDNDTKEALKLIESSKIDVKQLVTHTYTISESQKAFDHAKSGDNAMKIIITK